A window of Maioricimonas rarisocia genomic DNA:
CGGGCCGGCGAACGAACCGCTGCTGGGGCTGACAGCCGAATGCAAATTCACCGATGTGCAGATTCTTCGCTGGATGGTCCGGATCGTCGACGTGCAGGGGGCCCTGGAGCAGCGGGGATATCCGCCGGCTGTCTCGGGAGAACTGCATCTGCAGGTTGCAGACGACGTCCTGCCGGAGAATGCCGGCCGGTACGTGCTGGAGGTGGCCGACGGGCAGGGGACGGTCCGGGAAGGAGGGCGTGGCGAACTGTCGTGTCACGTGCGGGGTCTGGCAACGCTGTATGCGGGATTCTTTTCGCCGCAGACGCTGTTGGAACTGGGGTGGATCGAGGGGAGCCCGGAAGCGCTGCAGACGGCCGCGGCGATTTTCTCGGGCCCGGAACCGTGGATGCCGGAGATCTTCTGATGGATGACAACGCCGAGCAGCCGGATGGCGTGGACGTCGACCTGCAATCTCTGTGGAGGCGGGCGAAGAAGAACTTTGCGCTCGATTCGTATTCGATCCATGGTCCGAGCCACTGGAAGCGCGTCGAGCAGAACGGCGTCGAGCTGGCCGAGGCGACACCGGGGGCTGACCTGCTGGTTGTGCGGATGTTTGCGGTCTTTCACGACTGCGAGCGGCATGATGACGGGCACGATCCGGAGCATGGCCCGCGGGCGGCGGCCCTCATCAAACGGAAGCAGGGGAAGTGGTTCCAGCTTCCCGACGAGACCCTGGAGCTGCTCTGCGAGGCATGCCGGCACCACACCCACGGCGGCCGGACCGAAGAGCCCACGATCGGCTGCTGCTGGGATGCCGATCGGCTCGACCTGACGCGAATCGGCGTCATTCCGCATGCCCGCTTCATGAGCACGGAGGCGGGACGAATGCGAACCGTGCAGGACTGAGGCGGCACGTCGGCCGCATCCGAAAGGATCGGTGGTCAATTCGCGACCCTCGGGGTCGGTACGCTTCGTTCGACACTGCCGGTTCTGTACCATCGGGCCTCGACGGACGATTACTACGGCAGCTCGAGGCGACAGTCATGCTCTGGGAAGTTGAGATTCATCCAGCCGCGGGAGAGCGGGACCAGGAGGGGCAGCGAATCGTTGCCGAGGCGCAACTGCTGGGGACACAGTCGATTACGTCGGTTAAGTCGGCGCGGTCCTATCTGGTGGAAGGGGATCTGGATGAGTCGACGGCGGCCGGACCGGTCGCGCGGATGCTCGGAGATGCTGTCGTCGAGGAGTGCCGGGTGCACGTCCTCCCCGGGGACCAGTCCGGGACGAACGGGCAGGGCAGTATTCAGCTGAATGTCCTCTACAAGCCGGGCGTGACAGACAACGTCGGCGAGACGGCCCGGGCGGCTCTGGCGGATGCCGGGCTGCACGTCGAGCGGGTTGCCACCTGCCGCAAATACTGGATCAACGACGACGCCTCGTCGGTCGATGTCGACCGGTTGTGCGCGAAGGTGCTGGCGAACGACGCGATCGAGCAGGTGATCCGGGGCCCGCTGCCGCTCGAAAGCCTGGCGCTGGGGAGTGACTACGAATTCGAACTTGTCACCGTCCCGCTGCGGGAGATGGATGACGATGCTTTGATGCGATTGAGCCGGGAAGGGCAGCTGTACCTGAGCCTGGCCGAGATGCAGACGATCCAGAAGCACTTCCAGGATCTGGGACGCGAGCCGACCGACATCGAACTAGAAACCGTTGCCCAGACGTGGAGTGAGCACTGTTCGCACAAGACGCTGGCCGGCCGCATTGCCTACCGGGACGAGAAAGGCGAGCGGCGGTTCGAGAACATGCTCAAGGAGACGATTTTCGAAGCGACGCAGACGATCCGCCGTCAGCTGGGGGCGGACGACTGGTGCATCAGCGTCTTCAAGGACAACGCGGGTGTTGTCACCTTTGACGACGTCAATGACGTCTGTTTCAAGGTGGAGACGCACAACCATCCGTCCGCGCTGGAGCCATACGGCGGTGCGAACACCGGATTGGGGGGCGTGATCCGCGATCCGCTGGGAACCGGCCTGGGGGCCCGACCGGTCTGCAATACCGACGTCTTCTGCTTCGCTCCCCCCGATACGCCGTACGACGAACTGCCGCCCGGCGTGCTACATCCGAAGACTGTCATGCAGGGGGTGGTCTCCGGCGTTCGGGATTACGGCAACCGGATGGGCATTCCGACCGTCAACGGCGCCGTCTACTTCGACGAGCGATACCTGGGGAATCCGCTCGTGTACTGCGGCAACGTCGCGATGATTCCCCGCGGCAAGAGCGAGAAGCAGGTCCACCCCGGCGACTACATCGTCTCGGTTGGCGGACGGACCGGGCGGGACGGGATCCACGGGGCGACGTTCTCGTCAGCCGAGCTGACGCACGAGAGTGAGGAGCTTTCCGGCGGAGCGGTGCAGATCGGCAATCCTATCACCGAGAAGATGGTGATGGATGTGCTGCTCGAGGCCCGAGACCGGGAGCTCTTCAACGCGATCACCGACTGCGGTGCGGGAGGATTCAGCAGTGCCGTCGGCGAGATGGGCGAAGAGACGGGGGCGGAGGTCTGGCTGGAGAAGGCGCCTCTGAAGTACAGCGGCCTGTCGTACACGGAGATCTGGATCAGCGAAGCTCAGGAGCGGATGGTCCTTTCCGTTCCCCCCGAAAAGTGGGACGCGTTTCGCGAGCTGTGCGCGTCGGAAGGCGTCGAGGCGACGGTGATCGGCAAGTTCACCGATACGCATCAGCTGGTGCTGCAGTACCACGGGACGCAGGTCGGCGAGCTGTCGATGTCGTTTCTGCACGATGGCCGGCCGCCGGTCGTTCGCGAAGCGGTCTGGCAGCCGCCGAAGGTCGAATCGGCTGAGTTGCCGGCCGATCCGGTTGCTTGCGGCGATGTGCTGAAGAAGATTCTCGGCTCGCTGAATGTCTGCTCGAAAGAGTGGATCATCCGCCAGTACGACCACGAGGTGCAGGCGGGGAGCGTCGTCAAGCCGCTGGTCGGCATGATGAACGACGGCCCTTCGGATGCCGCGGTGGTTCGGCCCGATCTGCGGTCGAATCGGGGCCTGGTGATCGCGTGCGGGATGAATCCGCATTACGGGGATCTCGATCCGTACTGGATGGCGGCCTCGGCGATCGATGAGGCAGTCCGCAACTGTATCGCCGTCGGTGCCGATCCGCAGCGGGTTGCCGTTCTCGACAACTTCTGCTGGGGGAACACCGAGCGGCCTGAGACTCTCGGTTCGCTGGTGCGGGCGGCGCTGGCCTGCCACGACACGGCAATTGCGTACGGAACGCCGTTCATCAGCGGCAAGGACTCGCTCAATAACGAGTTCACGTACGACACCGGTGACGGACAGAAGACGATCAGTATTCCCTCCTCGCTGCTGATCAGTGCTCTGGGGCAGATCGACAACGTCGAGCAGTCCATCACGATGGACCTCAAGCAGCCGGGCAACGTGCTGTTTCTCGTGGGAGAGACCCGGGAAGAACTGGGAGGCAGCCACTTTGGACTGGTGACCGGGACGTCGCTCGGCGGTGTGCCGAAGGTGGACTTTGAACGGGCTCCGCAGGTTTTTCTGGCGGTGCATGCGGCGATTCTGGACGGGCTGGTGCGGAGCTGCCACGACCTGAGCGAAGGAGGCCTGGCGGTTGGTCTGGCGGAGATGGCGTTTGCCGGCGGACTGGGCGTGGACGTGCAGCTCGATGCGAATTCCTCGAGCGAGAACGTCGTGCAGCTGTTCTCGGAAAGCAACACGCGATTCGTCGTCGAAGTGCCGGCCGTGTCGGCCGATCGCTTCACCCGGACCGTGCGTCATGCGAAGCGGATCGGGGAAGTGACCGAGAGCGGCAAGGTGGTCGTTCGGGACGCTTCCGGGCAGTCACTCATCGACGAGACGCTGGACGAACTGAAATCGTGCTGGCAGCGACCGCTGGCGTGGAACTGACACTCAGGGCCAGGAGTCGCTGGTCTTTGCAGGCCCGCGGCAGTGGAACGGAGTCGACTGATGGATTTTCTGGAGACGGCGTGTGAGGCGGCCCGCATTGGTGGCCGCATCCTCGATGAGTGGGCGCACAAGTTCACCGCCCGGGAGAAAAATCCCTCTGATCTGGTGACCGAAGCGGACGTCGCGTCCCAGAAGGCGATCTTCGAGTTCATCGAGGCCCGCTTTCCGGATCACCGCTTCCTGGGAGAAGAGGGACTCACGCACGGCGATGAAAGCTGCCCCTATCGCTGGGTCATCGATCCGCTCGACGGCACGTCCAACTACGTGCATCGCTTTCCGTACTACGCCGTCTCGATCGGGCTCGAGCTGGAAGACGAGCTGATCGTCGGGGCTATCTACGACCCGAACCGTGATGAACTGTTCGCGGCTGCAAAGGGGCAGGGGGCCACGCTGAACGGCGAGCCGATCACCGTCTCGGAGCGGGGAGAACTGGGCCAGGCGCTCTGCATGGCGTCGCTGCCGGTGCGGACGACGCGGGAGCACCCGGCCGTGCAGCGGTTTCTGCGAGTACTCGAGGCGGGTCAGCATGTGCAGCGGACCGGTTCAGCGGCGCTCAATCTGTGCGGCGTCGCCTGTGGCCGGATTGACGCGTTCTGGTCGCAGAGCCTCAAGCCGTGGGACATGGCGGCCGGCGTGGTCATTGTGCGCGAGGCAGGTGGGCTGGTGACTCAGATCGAGGACGGCACCTTCGATCTCGAAGAACCGAATCTGCTTGCTTCGAACGGCACCGATCTGCATGGCCAGCTCGTCAACGTGCTGGACTGACCAGGTTGCTGCGAACCGGCGTCTCTACAAAAAAACCGAACCTCTCCGGTTGTCGGGCAACAACGGGAGAGGTCCGGCGACTCACCGGGAGGGGTGTTCCGTTAGAAAGAACACTCCACCCCAACGCGTAATCCTGGTATCGGCAGCATTCAGCGTTTGCGGGCCGGTTTCGAAAGCAGATCGAATGCGACGTCACCTCCCGATTCGGGAATGGTGGCCGTCAGCGTCATCGAACTGGGACTGCTGTACTGCGGCGGCAGTGCTTCGACGGCTCCGACGTCCATGGGAGCGACATCGGGGGGCGCGGGACTGCCGTCTGGCATGACGAACTTGGTGATCAGGACGTCATATTCGCCGGGCAGGGCCCCTTCGAGTCCGGCTCCCGTTGCCAGGGCGAACTGACCGGAGCTGTCCGTCATTGCGAATGTCTGCCGGCTCTCGCCCTGCTTGGCGAGGAACATCACGGTGGCGTCGGCCAGGGGCTGGCCATCGAGAGTGACGGTTCCGCGGACTGGGACGAGGTCCGAGGCATATTCCGGGCCCTCTTTCGCACAGCCACAGAGCATCAGCACGGCGAGACAGCCGAGGTGCCATGCATAACGTCGCATTTGGGAGGTTCCTTTCGGAAGCGGTGGCAGGGGGGGATTGCCAGGGGAGGGCGTTGAACGGCGGGGGAGGAAATCAGGGGACGGAGACCGGCTGGTTGTCGGCCATGGTGGCGAGCCGGGATTTCGTCTGCGAGTCGATGTTCTCACTGATGAACCGGACCGCACCGTCGGCCAGCAGCACGTGACAGCCGCCGACGTGCATGCTGCCGGGATAGGCCC
This region includes:
- a CDS encoding HD domain-containing protein, whose amino-acid sequence is MDDNAEQPDGVDVDLQSLWRRAKKNFALDSYSIHGPSHWKRVEQNGVELAEATPGADLLVVRMFAVFHDCERHDDGHDPEHGPRAAALIKRKQGKWFQLPDETLELLCEACRHHTHGGRTEEPTIGCCWDADRLDLTRIGVIPHARFMSTEAGRMRTVQD
- the purL gene encoding phosphoribosylformylglycinamidine synthase subunit PurL; translation: MLWEVEIHPAAGERDQEGQRIVAEAQLLGTQSITSVKSARSYLVEGDLDESTAAGPVARMLGDAVVEECRVHVLPGDQSGTNGQGSIQLNVLYKPGVTDNVGETARAALADAGLHVERVATCRKYWINDDASSVDVDRLCAKVLANDAIEQVIRGPLPLESLALGSDYEFELVTVPLREMDDDALMRLSREGQLYLSLAEMQTIQKHFQDLGREPTDIELETVAQTWSEHCSHKTLAGRIAYRDEKGERRFENMLKETIFEATQTIRRQLGADDWCISVFKDNAGVVTFDDVNDVCFKVETHNHPSALEPYGGANTGLGGVIRDPLGTGLGARPVCNTDVFCFAPPDTPYDELPPGVLHPKTVMQGVVSGVRDYGNRMGIPTVNGAVYFDERYLGNPLVYCGNVAMIPRGKSEKQVHPGDYIVSVGGRTGRDGIHGATFSSAELTHESEELSGGAVQIGNPITEKMVMDVLLEARDRELFNAITDCGAGGFSSAVGEMGEETGAEVWLEKAPLKYSGLSYTEIWISEAQERMVLSVPPEKWDAFRELCASEGVEATVIGKFTDTHQLVLQYHGTQVGELSMSFLHDGRPPVVREAVWQPPKVESAELPADPVACGDVLKKILGSLNVCSKEWIIRQYDHEVQAGSVVKPLVGMMNDGPSDAAVVRPDLRSNRGLVIACGMNPHYGDLDPYWMAASAIDEAVRNCIAVGADPQRVAVLDNFCWGNTERPETLGSLVRAALACHDTAIAYGTPFISGKDSLNNEFTYDTGDGQKTISIPSSLLISALGQIDNVEQSITMDLKQPGNVLFLVGETREELGGSHFGLVTGTSLGGVPKVDFERAPQVFLAVHAAILDGLVRSCHDLSEGGLAVGLAEMAFAGGLGVDVQLDANSSSENVVQLFSESNTRFVVEVPAVSADRFTRTVRHAKRIGEVTESGKVVVRDASGQSLIDETLDELKSCWQRPLAWN
- a CDS encoding inositol monophosphatase family protein, with protein sequence MDFLETACEAARIGGRILDEWAHKFTAREKNPSDLVTEADVASQKAIFEFIEARFPDHRFLGEEGLTHGDESCPYRWVIDPLDGTSNYVHRFPYYAVSIGLELEDELIVGAIYDPNRDELFAAAKGQGATLNGEPITVSERGELGQALCMASLPVRTTREHPAVQRFLRVLEAGQHVQRTGSAALNLCGVACGRIDAFWSQSLKPWDMAAGVVIVREAGGLVTQIEDGTFDLEEPNLLASNGTDLHGQLVNVLD
- a CDS encoding carboxypeptidase-like regulatory domain-containing protein; translated protein: MRRYAWHLGCLAVLMLCGCAKEGPEYASDLVPVRGTVTLDGQPLADATVMFLAKQGESRQTFAMTDSSGQFALATGAGLEGALPGEYDVLITKFVMPDGSPAPPDVAPMDVGAVEALPPQYSSPSSMTLTATIPESGGDVAFDLLSKPARKR